The following are encoded in a window of Roseimaritima ulvae genomic DNA:
- a CDS encoding hybrid sensor histidine kinase/response regulator: MNAPRILCIGDRLSDGHQAAEAEIVQVQTASEAMQRLSDEAFDAIWIDRDRLPDGSEFLRLQHSAAMLRDIPEGVALLDQTFQVLWANARMVQWADPAVLDESGALAPGVNFYAMLAQPEIMGPDFCPFHTALATDQESSSTLLTKDNRYFHVHAGPLRDAQSPNQLIVTVSEITDEILQQQKLAAIHKAGRELADLRPDEIFLMEVDERIELLKENIRVYLSDLLSFEVIEIRLLEQATGVLMPLLSVGIDQDAADRQLFAHPQGNGVTGFVASRGISYICHDVANDPLFIPGVAEAKSSLTVPLILHDQVLGTINIESPDPAAFSEDDLQFLEIFARDVAFALNTLELLVAQKANTAQQSCDAIHSAVALPVDEILNDAVNVMESYIGHSPEMIERIRRILQNARDIKQTIQQIGQRMTPLEAVPAGAQGPQHASLRGKHILVVDADDTVRNDAHNLLERYGCIVETAHEGKEAVAMVRSSIGQVDYDVIISDIRLSDFSGYQVMRRLGEIMNHVPMVLMTGFGYDPGHSIVKARQAGLHPKGVLFKPFRLDQLIDVVETILEATDNAKTKA, translated from the coding sequence ATGAACGCACCACGAATTCTCTGTATTGGCGACCGTCTTAGCGACGGCCATCAGGCCGCCGAGGCTGAGATTGTGCAGGTCCAGACCGCCAGCGAAGCGATGCAACGGCTGAGCGACGAAGCGTTTGACGCGATTTGGATCGACCGCGACCGCTTGCCCGATGGCAGCGAGTTCTTGAGGTTGCAGCACAGCGCGGCGATGCTGCGGGATATCCCCGAGGGCGTGGCCCTGCTCGATCAGACCTTCCAGGTCCTGTGGGCCAACGCGCGGATGGTCCAGTGGGCCGATCCCGCGGTGTTGGATGAATCCGGGGCTTTGGCCCCCGGGGTCAACTTCTACGCGATGTTGGCGCAGCCCGAAATCATGGGCCCCGACTTCTGTCCTTTCCACACCGCCCTGGCCACCGATCAGGAAAGCAGCAGCACGCTGCTGACCAAAGACAATCGCTACTTCCACGTTCACGCCGGTCCGCTCCGCGACGCCCAGTCGCCCAACCAATTGATCGTGACGGTCAGCGAGATCACCGACGAGATCCTGCAGCAACAAAAGCTGGCGGCGATTCACAAAGCCGGACGCGAACTGGCCGATTTGCGACCCGACGAAATCTTCCTGATGGAAGTCGACGAGCGGATCGAGTTGCTGAAAGAAAACATCCGCGTCTATCTGAGCGATCTGCTGAGCTTTGAAGTCATCGAGATCCGCTTGTTGGAACAGGCTACCGGCGTCTTGATGCCGCTGTTGAGCGTGGGAATTGACCAGGACGCCGCCGACCGCCAACTGTTCGCGCATCCTCAGGGCAACGGCGTGACCGGCTTTGTGGCCTCCCGCGGAATCAGTTACATCTGCCACGACGTGGCCAACGACCCGCTGTTTATTCCCGGCGTGGCCGAAGCTAAAAGTTCACTCACCGTGCCGCTGATCCTGCACGATCAAGTGCTCGGCACCATCAATATCGAAAGCCCCGATCCGGCCGCGTTCAGCGAAGACGATTTGCAGTTTCTGGAAATCTTTGCCCGCGACGTGGCCTTCGCGCTGAACACCTTGGAGTTGTTGGTCGCCCAGAAAGCCAACACCGCACAGCAAAGTTGTGACGCGATCCATAGCGCCGTGGCGTTGCCGGTCGACGAAATCCTCAACGATGCCGTCAACGTGATGGAGTCCTACATCGGTCACTCGCCCGAGATGATCGAACGCATTCGCCGGATCCTGCAGAACGCGCGGGACATCAAGCAGACGATTCAGCAGATCGGGCAACGCATGACGCCGCTGGAAGCCGTGCCGGCCGGTGCCCAGGGCCCCCAACACGCCAGCTTGCGGGGCAAACATATCCTCGTCGTCGACGCTGACGATACCGTCCGCAACGACGCCCACAACTTGCTGGAACGCTACGGCTGCATCGTGGAAACGGCGCACGAGGGCAAGGAGGCCGTGGCGATGGTCCGCAGCAGTATCGGCCAGGTCGACTACGACGTGATCATCAGCGACATTCGGCTGTCAGACTTCAGCGGCTACCAGGTCATGCGAAGGCTGGGCGAAATCATGAACCACGTGCCGATGGTCTTGATGACCGGCTTCGGCTACGACCCCGGCCACTCAATCGTCAAAGCTCGCCAGGCCGGGCTGCATCCTAAGGGCGTATTGTTCAAACCCTTCCGCCTGGACCAGCTGATCGACGTCGTGGAAACCATTCTAGAAGCCACCGACAACGCCAAAACCAAGGCCTAA
- a CDS encoding sensor histidine kinase has protein sequence MKRWATVAACVVLAIGLAVMLGWHLQQVRLVHMYLSSVPMQYNAALGFVLLGAALCGVFSQWRWVPLTAAGTLLILASLTLLQYLLGISLAIDQALMDHSLVVDVPDPGRMAPNTAVCFVLMGAAIVCTSLGNSASCSATAAIIAALAFSLALVAFVGYLMAMPTAYGWGQLTRMALHTAVAFLLASSALVAWHWQRAEQPLPVWLPTLVAIAAMTTSVLFGQSLLAQQDEQLRANATGFQITLNHRMLDLQKALERMAGRLQRDELGVAERLWRHDADLYRRHFPEIKGLAILAANGQPVHSSPPQHRARATEDCCGRPLSIAHPMAASDINAEGEFLLVLAVVQDDQKSFSQLVATCDFQRFLQGTPALLEHFDVQWGTAADGTPSGFQRMLQLANASYRLRLRPLPGQGQNRAAVVMVLLAGFAVSGLLYWLVTSRQKVSQTMQTLQVYASSLDRSNQELQQFAYVAAHDLRSPLRGLTHLTRFIREDVADAGGTLPDSLQQYMAELDAQVQRMQGLLSGLLDYSRVGRDDQPATQVDLCKLVDDAIAMADVPAGFCVTKPEHYPTLQTRPDALARVLQNLIDNAVKHHDKSSGRIVIDVKERPQHVWLRIADDGPGIPAGARAKVFQIFQTLQPKSKSKTANSGIGLAIVRKLVVDAGGTIEIQDSHWGGAEFHIFWPKKLAQRVGPVGSKVP, from the coding sequence ATGAAACGTTGGGCGACCGTCGCGGCTTGTGTGGTGCTGGCGATCGGTTTGGCCGTGATGCTGGGGTGGCATCTGCAGCAGGTGCGGTTGGTGCATATGTACCTAAGTTCGGTGCCGATGCAGTACAACGCGGCCCTGGGGTTCGTCCTGCTCGGGGCAGCTTTATGCGGCGTGTTCTCGCAGTGGCGGTGGGTGCCCCTGACGGCAGCCGGGACTCTGCTGATCCTGGCGTCGCTGACTTTGCTGCAGTATCTGTTGGGCATTTCGCTAGCCATCGATCAAGCGTTGATGGATCATTCGCTGGTCGTCGACGTTCCGGATCCGGGCCGGATGGCTCCTAACACGGCCGTCTGTTTTGTGCTGATGGGCGCAGCCATCGTATGCACGTCGTTGGGGAATTCGGCGAGCTGTTCGGCGACGGCGGCGATCATCGCGGCGCTGGCGTTTTCGTTGGCGTTGGTCGCCTTTGTGGGCTACCTGATGGCGATGCCAACCGCCTATGGCTGGGGCCAGCTGACGCGGATGGCGTTGCACACCGCGGTGGCATTTTTGCTGGCTTCGTCGGCGTTGGTGGCCTGGCATTGGCAGCGGGCCGAGCAGCCGTTGCCCGTCTGGTTGCCGACGCTGGTGGCCATCGCGGCGATGACTACCAGCGTGCTGTTTGGTCAAAGTTTGCTGGCTCAGCAGGACGAGCAGTTGCGCGCCAATGCTACGGGCTTTCAAATTACTTTGAACCATCGCATGCTGGATTTACAGAAAGCCCTGGAACGTATGGCCGGGCGGTTGCAACGCGACGAGCTCGGCGTTGCGGAGAGGCTATGGCGGCACGACGCCGATCTGTACCGCCGTCATTTTCCTGAAATTAAAGGTTTGGCGATCCTCGCCGCTAATGGGCAACCTGTACACAGCAGCCCGCCGCAGCACCGCGCCAGGGCGACAGAGGATTGCTGTGGGCGTCCGCTTTCGATCGCCCATCCCATGGCCGCCAGCGACATCAATGCCGAGGGCGAGTTCTTGTTGGTGCTTGCTGTCGTGCAGGATGACCAGAAGAGCTTCTCCCAATTGGTAGCCACCTGCGACTTTCAGCGATTTTTGCAAGGTACCCCGGCGCTGCTGGAACACTTTGATGTGCAGTGGGGGACCGCAGCGGATGGCACCCCTTCGGGTTTTCAGAGGATGTTGCAGTTGGCCAATGCGTCTTATCGGTTGCGGTTACGCCCGTTGCCCGGACAGGGCCAAAACCGCGCCGCGGTGGTGATGGTGTTGTTGGCCGGCTTCGCGGTTTCGGGGCTGCTGTATTGGCTGGTGACCTCGCGGCAGAAGGTCAGCCAAACGATGCAGACATTGCAGGTCTACGCGTCCTCGCTTGATCGTAGCAACCAGGAACTGCAACAGTTCGCTTACGTGGCGGCACACGATCTGCGTTCGCCGCTACGAGGTCTGACGCACCTAACCCGTTTTATTCGTGAAGACGTGGCTGATGCGGGAGGCACGCTGCCCGATAGCCTGCAGCAATACATGGCCGAGCTGGATGCTCAGGTGCAACGCATGCAAGGTTTGTTGTCGGGGCTGCTCGATTACTCACGCGTCGGTCGCGATGACCAGCCGGCGACCCAGGTTGATCTGTGCAAACTGGTCGACGATGCGATCGCCATGGCCGATGTGCCCGCAGGGTTTTGCGTGACCAAGCCCGAGCACTATCCGACTTTGCAAACGCGACCCGACGCGCTGGCTCGAGTGCTGCAGAATTTGATCGACAACGCAGTCAAGCATCATGACAAATCCAGCGGACGGATTGTTATCGATGTGAAAGAGCGTCCCCAGCACGTCTGGTTGCGAATTGCCGACGATGGCCCCGGGATCCCGGCGGGCGCGCGCGCAAAGGTGTTCCAGATTTTTCAAACCCTCCAACCCAAGTCCAAATCGAAGACCGCGAACTCCGGTATCGGTTTGGCGATCGTTCGCAAGTTGGTCGTGGACGCGGGCGGAACGATTGAGATTCAAGACAGCCACTGGGGCGGGGCGGAGTTTCATATCTTCTGGCCCAAAAAACTGGCCCAACGAGTGGGGCCAGTGGGCAGTAAAGTCCCGTAA
- a CDS encoding RecQ family ATP-dependent DNA helicase, whose protein sequence is MSQVADLSAAHQLLQDRFGLDDFKPGQQAVIETLLAGRSAAAVFPTGGGKSLCYQLPSQIFEGTTLVVSPLIALMKDQCDALLSRGIPAARLDSSLTAGELHRAMQNVRDGATKILYVAPERFFNERFRAAISSLSISLFAIDEAHCISQWGHNFRPDYLKLAELTKELQVPRVLALTATATPEVLDDIRTAFDIQPADAVRTPFFRANLQLRSTILTSDRHYDTLLDRLESRPPGPTLVYVTVQKAAEEVAERLADAGLNARAYHAGMESEVRAEIQQWFLESTDGIVVATIAFGMGIDKSDIRYVYHYNPAKSLESYAQEIGRAGRDGKDSICETLLVPEDRVVLQNFTYGDTPTRAAVKLLIELIAGQSERFHVSHYRLAAETDIRILVVRTLLTYLELDGFIKATSPRYDNYQFRPFVTSQNILRNFKGEQREFVAGILSSSVRGKVWFTIPLPVTARRLQAPRERIVKAIDYMAERGWMEVKVAGLVHGFEKHNDFGDLDALADRFFDRLQQREATDIRRLDDVLQLATASSCQAATLSAHFGEQLDQTCGRCTACLGEGPFELPKPQNRGIGRSASDAVHNLRKQYPDLLDTPRAQARFLCGLSSPVFVSKRLTREPHFGVCNHIPFETVLNALT, encoded by the coding sequence ATGAGTCAAGTTGCCGATTTATCAGCGGCCCACCAGCTACTCCAGGACCGGTTTGGGCTGGACGATTTTAAACCCGGCCAGCAGGCGGTGATCGAAACGTTGCTGGCCGGCCGCAGCGCGGCGGCCGTATTTCCCACCGGGGGCGGCAAGTCGCTGTGTTACCAGCTGCCCAGCCAGATTTTCGAGGGCACCACGCTGGTGGTTTCGCCGCTGATCGCGTTGATGAAGGACCAGTGCGACGCGCTGCTCTCTCGCGGAATTCCCGCTGCCCGACTGGATTCAAGCCTTACGGCCGGCGAGCTGCATCGCGCCATGCAGAACGTTCGTGACGGCGCGACAAAGATCCTGTACGTGGCCCCGGAGCGGTTTTTCAATGAACGTTTTCGCGCCGCCATTTCCTCGCTGTCGATATCGCTGTTCGCCATCGACGAAGCGCACTGCATTAGTCAGTGGGGACATAACTTCCGCCCCGACTATCTGAAGCTGGCGGAACTGACCAAAGAGCTACAGGTGCCACGGGTGCTGGCCCTCACCGCCACGGCCACGCCGGAGGTGCTGGACGATATCCGCACGGCGTTTGACATCCAGCCCGCCGATGCGGTTCGCACGCCGTTTTTCCGCGCCAATTTGCAATTGCGCAGTACGATCCTGACCAGCGATCGACACTACGACACTTTGCTGGACCGCCTTGAATCGCGTCCCCCCGGCCCGACGCTGGTGTATGTGACGGTCCAGAAAGCGGCCGAAGAGGTTGCCGAGCGACTGGCCGACGCCGGCCTGAACGCCCGCGCCTACCACGCCGGCATGGAGTCGGAGGTGCGAGCGGAAATCCAACAGTGGTTTTTGGAATCGACCGACGGGATCGTAGTGGCCACGATCGCCTTTGGGATGGGCATCGATAAGTCCGATATCCGCTATGTGTACCACTACAACCCAGCCAAGTCGCTGGAGTCATACGCTCAGGAAATCGGTCGGGCTGGACGAGACGGCAAAGATTCGATTTGTGAAACCTTGCTGGTCCCGGAAGACCGCGTGGTGCTGCAGAACTTCACTTATGGCGACACGCCCACGCGAGCGGCGGTGAAACTGTTGATCGAATTGATCGCCGGCCAGAGCGAGCGGTTTCATGTCAGCCATTACCGGCTGGCCGCCGAAACCGACATCCGCATCCTGGTCGTGCGGACCCTGCTGACCTACCTGGAACTGGACGGCTTCATCAAAGCCACCTCGCCGCGGTACGACAACTATCAGTTCCGCCCGTTTGTCACGTCCCAAAACATCCTCCGCAACTTCAAGGGCGAGCAACGCGAATTTGTCGCCGGGATCCTATCTTCAAGCGTCAGGGGAAAAGTCTGGTTCACGATCCCGCTGCCCGTTACCGCTCGTCGTTTGCAAGCGCCGCGCGAGCGGATCGTCAAAGCGATCGACTACATGGCCGAACGCGGCTGGATGGAAGTCAAAGTCGCGGGCCTCGTCCACGGCTTCGAGAAACACAACGACTTTGGCGACCTGGACGCCCTGGCAGACCGGTTCTTCGATCGACTGCAGCAGCGTGAAGCGACCGATATCCGTCGCCTGGACGACGTGCTGCAGTTAGCAACCGCCAGCAGTTGCCAAGCGGCAACGTTGTCGGCTCATTTTGGCGAACAGTTAGACCAAACCTGTGGCCGCTGCACCGCCTGCTTGGGAGAAGGCCCGTTTGAGTTGCCCAAGCCCCAAAACCGTGGCATCGGACGCAGCGCCAGCGACGCCGTCCACAACCTTCGCAAACAGTACCCGGATCTGCTGGACACGCCCCGCGCCCAAGCTCGATTTCTGTGCGGGCTCAGTTCCCCCGTGTTCGTATCCAAACGCCTGACCCGCGAGCCGCACTTCGGTGTCTGCAATCATATCCCCTTCGAAACCGTCCTAAATGCTCTCACGTAG
- a CDS encoding response regulator, whose protein sequence is MPDAVTILLVEDEPLDVMALQRGLKKHQVSSPIVVAEDGQQALDRLRGINGQPKLPEPYIILLDINMPVMTGLEFLHELRSDEHLARSVVFVLTSSDHVSDIATAYEKNVAGYILKHNLGDACVNIANLLKSYTQIVEIYAGT, encoded by the coding sequence ATGCCCGACGCCGTAACGATTCTGTTGGTGGAAGATGAGCCGCTTGATGTGATGGCGCTACAGCGGGGCCTGAAGAAACATCAGGTTTCCAGTCCGATCGTGGTCGCCGAAGACGGTCAGCAGGCCTTGGATCGGTTGCGCGGCATCAATGGCCAGCCCAAGCTGCCAGAGCCCTACATCATTCTGTTGGATATCAATATGCCGGTGATGACGGGGCTGGAGTTTCTGCACGAGCTGCGGAGTGACGAGCACTTGGCTCGCAGCGTGGTGTTTGTGCTGACCAGTTCCGACCACGTGTCCGATATTGCCACGGCTTATGAAAAGAACGTCGCCGGTTATATCCTTAAGCACAACCTAGGCGATGCCTGCGTCAACATCGCCAACCTCTTAAAATCCTACACGCAGATCGTCGAGATTTACGCGGGTACCTGA
- the hisH gene encoding imidazole glycerol phosphate synthase subunit HisH, which produces MITIVDYQMGNLRSVQKAIEHVGYEARISSDAHEIANAEKLILPGVGGFGDAMAELQRRDLVQPIRDFIATDRPFLGICLGLQLLFEKGYEGGSYDGLGVLPGEVVRFECPAPLKVPHMGWNTVQVQRQPPILESDVDGAYFYFVHSYYVVPEDPSVVALSTDYGGPFCAMVWRDNLFATQFHPEKSQANGLRLLERFALLETAVGHG; this is translated from the coding sequence ATGATCACGATTGTAGATTACCAGATGGGCAACTTGCGGAGTGTCCAGAAGGCCATTGAACATGTCGGCTACGAAGCCCGGATCAGCTCCGACGCTCACGAAATTGCCAACGCCGAAAAACTGATCCTGCCCGGCGTGGGCGGATTTGGCGACGCGATGGCCGAGTTGCAACGACGCGATCTGGTCCAGCCGATCCGAGACTTTATCGCCACCGATCGACCTTTTTTGGGGATTTGCCTGGGCTTGCAACTGCTGTTCGAAAAAGGCTACGAGGGCGGCAGCTACGACGGCTTGGGCGTGTTGCCTGGTGAAGTGGTGCGGTTCGAATGCCCCGCTCCGCTGAAAGTGCCCCACATGGGCTGGAACACCGTGCAGGTGCAGCGGCAGCCACCGATCCTGGAATCCGACGTGGACGGCGCCTACTTCTACTTTGTGCACTCCTATTACGTGGTCCCCGAAGATCCCTCGGTGGTGGCTCTCTCGACCGATTATGGCGGCCCGTTCTGCGCCATGGTCTGGCGCGACAATCTGTTCGCCACTCAGTTCCACCCCGAAAAAAGCCAAGCCAACGGCCTGCGGCTGCTCGAACGCTTCGCCCTGCTGGAAACGGCGGTGGGACATGGCTGA
- a CDS encoding polysaccharide biosynthesis/export family protein, with the protein MNQSINPIPARLTARVYQLVTVLLAVACLLPTGCAIRGAVPASQLPDMLRAPRREDKIPLDLSLLSQPKPAEHVVQPGDVLGIYIEDIFGGRNQLPAVAYLPGNNGAANLLREPAVGQPVEVMADGTIRLPMADPIYVAGLSLPQVHDRIHQVYVRQRKLLRAGKDNISVNLIRSRSQRVMVIREDSSALSPTVTRDDTRLVTRRGSAELLELPAYENDVLHALVGSGGLPGLDGLDEVWILRARQTGSEQMQQAVAMLTNGESMDAVSQCVGGAGHVLRIPLRLRPQEPLPFGPQDVLLYDNDVLFVPARDDEYFLTGGLLSGAKIPLPRDHDVDVLEAIAIANGHVDGPVAATTSFVNGPGNIFPPSRVLLVRRWGRDQQMKIEVDINVAIDDPRERVIIQPGDLLILKYTPSEILLNAALNTVNFNYSLNNN; encoded by the coding sequence GTGAACCAATCGATAAACCCCATACCTGCTCGCTTGACTGCTCGCGTCTACCAGCTGGTGACCGTGTTGCTGGCCGTCGCTTGTCTGCTGCCCACCGGCTGTGCGATCCGCGGCGCGGTGCCGGCTTCGCAGTTGCCCGATATGTTGCGGGCTCCGCGGCGGGAGGACAAGATTCCGCTGGACCTATCGTTGCTGAGCCAGCCCAAGCCGGCCGAACATGTGGTCCAACCGGGCGACGTGTTGGGGATCTATATCGAAGACATCTTTGGCGGCCGCAATCAACTGCCAGCGGTGGCTTATCTGCCGGGCAACAACGGGGCGGCCAATCTGCTTCGCGAGCCCGCTGTGGGGCAGCCCGTGGAAGTCATGGCCGATGGCACGATTCGGTTGCCGATGGCCGACCCCATTTACGTGGCCGGTCTGTCGCTTCCCCAAGTCCACGATCGCATCCATCAGGTGTATGTGCGGCAGCGCAAACTATTGCGAGCCGGCAAGGACAACATCAGCGTGAACCTGATCCGTTCGCGCAGTCAGCGGGTGATGGTGATTCGCGAAGACAGCAGCGCTTTGTCGCCGACGGTGACGCGTGACGACACGCGGCTGGTAACCCGTCGCGGATCGGCGGAGCTGTTGGAGCTGCCTGCCTATGAAAACGACGTCCTGCACGCGCTGGTCGGTTCCGGCGGCTTGCCCGGACTGGATGGCTTGGACGAAGTCTGGATATTGCGGGCTCGGCAAACGGGCTCCGAGCAGATGCAACAGGCCGTGGCGATGCTGACCAACGGCGAAAGTATGGATGCGGTCAGCCAATGTGTGGGCGGCGCCGGCCATGTGCTCCGCATCCCGTTGCGTTTGCGTCCCCAGGAGCCACTGCCCTTTGGCCCGCAGGACGTGTTGCTGTACGACAACGATGTGTTGTTCGTGCCGGCTCGCGACGACGAGTACTTCCTCACCGGGGGGCTGCTGAGCGGGGCCAAGATTCCGCTGCCTCGAGACCACGATGTCGATGTGCTGGAAGCCATCGCGATTGCCAACGGGCATGTCGATGGACCGGTGGCCGCGACGACCAGTTTCGTCAACGGACCCGGCAACATCTTCCCCCCCAGCCGCGTGTTGTTGGTGCGACGTTGGGGCCGAGATCAACAGATGAAAATCGAAGTCGACATCAATGTGGCGATCGACGATCCTCGCGAACGGGTGATCATCCAGCCGGGGGACTTGTTAATCCTGAAATACACGCCCAGCGAAATCCTGCTCAACGCCGCCCTCAATACGGTCAACTTCAACTACTCGCTGAATAATAACTAG
- a CDS encoding glycoside hydrolase family 16 protein yields MLLRPFCLLLPLMLAATWPQPVVAEDPTPRFTKLVWQDEFNGDALDYSKWGVEVNAFGGGNGELQIYTDRPENVRVEDGHLVLEAHRDRAAVSGVSREYSSGRVRTKHRGDWKYGRIEVRAKLPDGQGVWPAIWMLPTDDAYGTWAASGEIDIMEMRGQQPDTVLGTLHYGATWPKNTHSGQPYQLPEGSFADAFHTFAVVWQPGQIEWWIDGRRVQTQTKWHSTGGDFPAPFDRRFHLLLNLAVGGGFVGPPDDTTPWPRKMEVDYVRVYQ; encoded by the coding sequence ATGCTGCTGCGTCCCTTTTGCCTCTTGCTGCCCTTAATGCTAGCCGCCACTTGGCCTCAGCCCGTGGTCGCCGAAGACCCCACGCCCCGGTTCACGAAACTGGTCTGGCAAGACGAGTTCAATGGCGACGCACTGGATTACAGCAAGTGGGGCGTGGAAGTGAACGCCTTTGGTGGCGGCAACGGGGAACTGCAAATCTACACCGACCGCCCGGAAAACGTGCGAGTCGAAGATGGACATTTGGTGCTCGAAGCCCATCGCGACCGGGCGGCCGTCAGCGGCGTGTCCCGGGAATATTCGTCGGGCCGCGTTCGCACCAAACACCGCGGCGACTGGAAATACGGCCGCATCGAAGTCCGCGCGAAACTGCCCGACGGCCAAGGTGTGTGGCCGGCGATCTGGATGCTGCCCACCGACGATGCCTATGGAACCTGGGCGGCCAGTGGCGAAATCGACATCATGGAAATGCGGGGGCAGCAACCCGATACCGTGCTAGGCACGCTGCACTACGGCGCCACCTGGCCCAAAAATACTCACTCCGGCCAACCCTACCAGCTTCCCGAAGGCAGCTTTGCCGACGCCTTTCACACCTTTGCCGTGGTCTGGCAGCCCGGTCAGATCGAGTGGTGGATCGACGGCCGGCGGGTCCAAACCCAAACCAAGTGGCACTCCACCGGCGGCGATTTCCCGGCTCCCTTCGACCGCCGCTTCCACCTGCTGCTGAACCTGGCTGTGGGCGGGGGATTTGTCGGGCCACCCGATGACACCACGCCCTGGCCCAGGAAAATGGAGGTCGATTACGTGCGGGTCTATCAGTAA